Proteins encoded together in one Desulfuromonas acetexigens window:
- a CDS encoding PfaD family polyunsaturated fatty acid/polyketide biosynthesis protein — protein sequence MKPGSGPALGLFHPAPRQPATTAAALLQTDTPLFIDDQGCLQTGSALTDDGAPTVPFVGMVPPCPPEQLGDPDFCRDHGLRYAYVGGSMAKGISSVAMAQAFGAAGMLGFFGAAGLPLDEVEQAIAQLQGGATPYPFGMNLIHSPNEPDLEAALVELYLKRGVRLIEASAFLDLTLPVVRFRVHGIHCDGSGQIITPNRIIAKLSREELAAKFLAPPPERLLRELVACGQITAEQAELAAHIPMAQDITVEADSGGHTDNRPAISLFPSILALRDKLQARYRYDQSPRLGLGGGIATPASALAAFAMGAAYLVTGTVNQACVESGTCDEVRKMLAETRQADITMAPSADMFEMGVHVQVLKRGTMFSMRAARLLELYRQCGSIDEIPAAERQKLEKTFFRTPLENIWEETRAYFAKRDPRQVERAQQDPKHKMALIFRWYLGQSPVWANRGESSRKIDYQIWCGPAMGAFNEWTAGTFLEDPTRRRVVPVALNLLLGAAYLWRARQLILQGFPLAAAAAYAPLETENLKEYLR from the coding sequence ATGAAACCAGGGTCCGGACCCGCACTGGGCCTCTTCCACCCCGCCCCGCGGCAACCGGCGACGACCGCAGCCGCCCTGCTCCAGACCGACACCCCCCTCTTCATCGATGACCAGGGGTGTCTTCAGACGGGATCCGCCCTTACCGACGATGGCGCGCCGACCGTCCCTTTTGTCGGCATGGTTCCCCCCTGCCCCCCCGAGCAGTTGGGCGATCCCGACTTCTGCCGCGATCACGGTTTGCGCTACGCTTATGTCGGCGGCTCCATGGCCAAGGGGATCAGTTCCGTCGCCATGGCCCAGGCCTTCGGCGCCGCCGGAATGCTCGGCTTTTTCGGCGCCGCCGGCCTCCCCCTTGACGAGGTGGAGCAGGCTATCGCACAACTCCAGGGCGGTGCGACCCCCTATCCCTTCGGGATGAACCTGATCCACAGCCCGAACGAGCCCGACCTGGAAGCGGCGCTGGTGGAGCTCTACCTTAAACGCGGCGTCCGTCTGATCGAAGCCTCGGCCTTTCTCGATCTGACCTTGCCGGTGGTGCGCTTCCGCGTCCACGGCATCCACTGCGACGGCTCGGGACAAATTATCACACCGAACCGGATTATCGCCAAACTTTCCCGGGAGGAACTGGCCGCCAAGTTCCTCGCCCCGCCGCCGGAACGGCTGTTGAGGGAACTGGTCGCGTGCGGCCAGATCACCGCCGAACAGGCGGAACTGGCGGCGCACATCCCCATGGCCCAGGACATCACCGTCGAGGCTGACTCGGGCGGGCACACCGACAACCGCCCGGCCATCTCCCTCTTCCCCTCCATCCTCGCGCTGCGGGACAAGCTTCAAGCCCGCTACCGCTACGATCAGTCCCCGCGACTCGGCCTCGGCGGCGGCATCGCCACCCCAGCCTCGGCTCTGGCCGCGTTCGCCATGGGTGCCGCCTATCTCGTCACCGGCACTGTCAATCAGGCCTGCGTCGAGTCGGGCACCTGCGACGAAGTCCGCAAAATGCTCGCCGAAACCCGCCAGGCCGATATCACCATGGCGCCTTCGGCGGATATGTTCGAGATGGGCGTGCATGTGCAGGTGCTCAAACGTGGCACCATGTTTTCCATGCGCGCCGCCCGCCTCCTTGAACTCTACCGCCAGTGCGGCAGCATCGATGAGATCCCCGCCGCCGAACGGCAAAAGCTTGAAAAAACGTTCTTTCGCACCCCCCTGGAAAACATCTGGGAAGAGACCCGCGCCTATTTCGCCAAACGCGATCCCCGCCAGGTAGAACGGGCGCAACAGGATCCCAAGCACAAGATGGCCCTGATCTTCCGCTGGTATCTGGGGCAATCGCCGGTCTGGGCGAACCGGGGGGAGAGCTCGCGGAAAATCGATTACCAGATCTGGTGCGGTCCGGCCATGGGCGCTTTCAACGAATGGACCGCCGGCACCTTTCTCGAAGACCCCACCCGCCGCCGGGTGGTGCCTGTCGCTCTCAACCTGCTGCTCGGTGCCGCCTATCTCTGGCGCGCCCGTCAGCTGATCCTCCAGGGCTTTCCTCTTGCCGCCGCTGCGGCCTACGCGCCCCTGGAAACCGAGAATCTCAAGGAGTACCTCCGTTGA